One part of the Ziziphus jujuba cultivar Dongzao chromosome 2, ASM3175591v1 genome encodes these proteins:
- the LOC107418716 gene encoding small ribosomal subunit protein RACK1 encodes MAAEGLVLRGTMRAHTDMVTAIATPIDNSDMIVTASRDKSIILWHLTKEEKTYGVPRRRLTGHSHFVQDVVLSSDGQFALSGSWDGELRLWDLAAGTSARRFVGHTKDVLSVAFSIDNRQIVSASRDRTIKLWNTLGECKYTITEGEAHTDWVSCVRFSPNNVQPTIVSASWDRTVKVWNLTNCKLRCTLSGHGGYVNTVAVSPDGSLCASGGKDGVILLWDLAEGKRLYSLDAGAIIHALCFSPNRYWLCAATEHSIKIWDLESKSIVEDLKVDLKTEAEKTEDTHAATANKKKVIYCTSLSWSADGSTLFSGYTDGVIRVWGIGRY; translated from the exons ATGGCGGCAGAGGGTTTGGTTCTTCGCGGCACCATGAGAGCACACACGGACATGGTGACGGCCATAGCCACACCAATCGACAACTCCGACATGATCGTTACCGCTTCCCGAGACAAATCCATCATCCTCTGGCACCTCACCAAGGAAGAGAAGACCTACGGTGTCCCCCGCCGTAGGCTCACCGGCCACTCTCACTTCGTTCAGGATGTCGTCCTCTCCTCCGACGGTCAGTTCGCTCTCTCCGGTTCCTGGGATGGCGAGCTCCGTCTCTGGGATTTGGCCGCCGGTACCTCCGCTCGCCGATTCGTCGGTCACACTAAGGACGTTCTCTCTGTTGCTTTCTCAATTGACAACCGTCAGATCGTCTCGGCTTCTCGTGACCGCACGATCAAGCTCTGGAACACCCTCGGTGAGTGTAAGTACACCATAACCGAAGGTGAGGCCCATACAGATTGGGTCAGCTGTGTCAGATTCAGCCCTAATAATGTTCAGCCCACGATTGTTTCGGCTTCTTGGGATCGGACCGTGAAGGTTTGGAACCTGACCAATTGCAAGCTCAGGTGCACTCTCAGCGGCCATGGTGGGTATGTGAACACTGTTGCGGTTTCGCCCGACGGTTCGCTCTGTGCTAGCGGTGGCAAAGACGGTGTGATTCTGCTGTGGGATTTGGCGGAGGGGAAGAGATTGTACTCCCTTGATGCTGGTGCTATCATTCATGCTTTGTGCTTTAGCCCCAACAGGTACTGGCTCTGTGCTGCCACTGAGCATAGCATCAAGATCTGGGATTTGGAAAGCAAGAGCATTGTTGAGGACTTGAAGGTTGATCTGAAGACTGAGGCCGAGAAAACCGAGGATACTCACGCTGCTACAGCCAACAAGAAGAAG GTTATTTACTGTACAAGCTTGAGCTGGAGTGCTGATGGAAGCACTTTGTTTAGTGGGTATACCGATGGTGTAATCAGAGTTTGGGGAATTGGTCGCTATTAG